Within the Flavobacteriales bacterium genome, the region TTTTGATATGATGCTGGATTCTGCAAGGCAGATTTCAGACAATCTTCTGTTTCCTATCTACACGGAAATGGACGAAAAGAAGCCTGAGATGGGTGACGGTGTTGTGCATGTTCATCCGCAGATCAAAGACATCATGCGCGAAACAGGAGAAAGCGGATGGATCGTGGCGCAAGAAGATTTCCATCATGGCGGACAACAAATGCCTGCAACGGTTTATAACGCTGCCAACTTCATTTTTCATGCAGCTAATACATCTGCTGCTTCGTACTTTGGACTTACAATGGGTTCTGCGGAGCTTATTTCCGCCTTCGGGAGCAAAGAATTGCAGGAAACGTATATGACCAAAATGTTTGCTGGTCACTGGCAAGGAACCATGGCGCTTACTGAGCCGCATGCAGGAAGTTCGTTAGGTGACATTTACACCACAGCTTCTGAAGCCGCAGACGGTTCTTACCGTATTAAAGGACAGAAGATATTCATCTCTGCAGGAGACCACGATGGCGTTGAAAATATCGTTCACTTGATGTTGGCCAAAATTGATGGCGCACCAGCAGGAACCAAAGGCATTTCATTATTTGTTGTTCCAAAATTCCGTCCTGAGAACGGTAACTTGGTTCCTAACGATGTTTTTACTGCCGGATTTGAAGGCAAAATGGGCATGAAAGGTTGCCCCGTAGCTCATTTGGTAATGGGCGATAATGCTGATTGCCACGGCTGGTTGGTGGGCGAACCGAATAACGGTCTGCGCTACATGTTCCAAATGATGAATGGCGCACGTATCAGTGTTGGAATGATGAGTTCTGCCCTTTCCTCTGCTGCGTATTATGCGTCATTGGAATACGCCAATGAGCGCCCACAAGGAAGAACACATTCCAACAGAGATGTTGAATCTCCAATGGAAATGATCATCAACTATGCAGACGTGAAGCGTATGCTTCTTTTCCAAAAGTGTGTTGCCGAAGGCGGTTTGGCTTTGGTTTGTCAATGTGCTTTCTATGCTGATATGGTGCGCGTTTCTGAAGGAGCTGACAAGGAAAAATACCAATTACTCTTAGACCTGCTTACTCCAATGGCCAAATCATATCCGGCCGAAATGAGTGTTCAAAGCACGAGTCAAGGAATGCAAGTATTGGGAGGTGCAGGTTTCTGTAGTGATTTCCCACTTCAACAATACTATCGTGATACACGAATCAACCCGATTTATGAAGGCACAACTGGTATTCAAGCCATGGACCTTTTGGGAAGAAAAGTGACCATGAAAATGGGTTCTGCAGTGATGGCATTCGGTGCCGAGTTGCAGGAAACCATCAAAGCTGGAATGGCTGTAGAAGCCGTGAATCCGTACGCTACGAAGTTGGCCGGTTCTGCTCAGAAATTTCAAGAAGTGACAATGAAACTGATGGGATTGGCGCAAAGCGAAGCACCAGAAGTATTCTTAGCAGATGCAACGCTTTATTTAGAAAATGCTGGAATTCTAGCTGTGGGATGGCAATGGTTGAAGCAAGCGTTGGTGATAGAAGCAAAATTGGCTGAAAATCCTTCTGGAGAAGAGTTGAATTTCTACAAAGGAAAACAAGCAGCGTTCGAATTTTTCTTCGAATACGAGTTGCCAAAATCAATCGGACTCACCAAGCGACTGCTCAGCGATTACCGACTGACACTCAATCTTGATGCCGAATACTTGAATTGATCTAAAGGGCGCACATTCAGTGCGGCCTTTTTTAAAACCAGCTGATGAGCTACGAACATTTTAACTACACGCTTGAGAACAAGATAGCTCACGTGGTTATCAATCGGCCCGATAAGGTCAATGCCTTGAACGAAAAGGCATGGGAAGAACTGAAGGCCATTTTCGAGCGAATAGACAAAGAACCTGAGGCTCGTGTAGCTATACTTTCTGGCGAGGGAAAACTGTTCTGCGCAGGCATTGATCTTCAAATGCTCATGTCTGTTAAGAATGTTGAAAACATCGAATGTGCTGGTCGAAGAAGTGAAAAGATTCTGGCATTTGTTCACGATTTACAGGATTGCATCAACGCCATTGAAAAATGTTCGAAACCCATTCTGGCAGCCATTCATAGCGGCTGCATTGGCGGAGGCGTTGATATTGTGGCAGCTTGCGATATGCGCTATTGTACAGAAGATGCCTATTTCACCATCAAGGAAATTGACATGGGAATGGTGGCCGATCTAGGAACGTTGCAGCGTTTGCCCAAGTTTGTAAAACCTGCGTCAGTTGCCGAAATGGCTTTTACTGGAAAAAAGGTAGGTGCTGCGGAAGCTAAAGAAATTGGTCTAGTGAACAATCACTTTTCCGACAAGGAATCGATGATGCAAGAAGTTCACAAATTGGCAGAAATAATAGCTTCCAAATCGCCACTTTCCATTCGAGGGACGAAAGAAATATTGCGCCACACAAGAGATCATTCAGTTGCTGATGGATTACATCACATGGCAGTTTGGAATTCGGCCATGCTACTTTCTGACGACCTGACCACTGCCTTTATGGCCGCAATGAGCAAACAACCGCCTGTTTTCAAAGACTAGAACCGAGCGTACATTTGCGGAATGGAATTACCCAAATTGGTCGACCTGGTTTTAAACGAGCTGGTTTCAACCAGACAACCGTCTATCAGTGTCAGGCGGATTCTCAAGAGCAAAAAGATTGAGTATACCGATGACGTGATCACTTCCATAGAAGGTCTTTTAGAATCAAAAAGCCTCGTCATCAAGAAGGATGTTGATTCCGAAGGTTATGCCTGCTATTCGCTCACTGTTACTGGTCAGGATTTCATTAAAACCTTTGGTAGTTATTCAAAATTTCTTCGTGGTATTGAATCCGAAAACAGGAAAGTTCAACGGGCCAAATCTAAAAAGCCCTACAAAGCAATGGATACGGACGGGAATCCACCTGCCCCATTCACTCCTATGGAGCCATCATTTATGGACAAGCACAAATTGGAACTACTCTTCCTCGTAGTAGTACTGGTTCTTTTTTTCGTGGTTGCCAAAATCACCGATTAGCGAATGCAGCATTTCTGTAAGGCTTTAACGCTCATTTCACTGCTTTACATGACGCGTGTTCGCGCGCAAGAAGTGGATGAGCTAAATTGGATGATAGGTGCATGGGAACTTACAGAAGGTAGCTCATCGACCGTTGAGTCGTGGACAAAGCTTAATGATTCTACATTGATTGGAAAATCTGATTCATATAACGATGGCGAATTGGTCTTTTCGGAAAATTTGCGAATTGAAAAACGCGGAAAAGAATTCAACTACGTGGCTATTCTTCCAAGTAAAACGGCTGTTTTTAAATTGGATGAACTGGCACACGGAACTGTTTCGTTTGTAGATCCTGAAAATGATTTTCCATCACGAATTACATATAGAAGGGTTCCTTCAGGAATCGAGATCGTATTGTTCGGTTCTGGAAAAGAAGAGTTAATGGTTTTTCGCCCAAAATGAATGATCGGTACAATTCTTGAAACACGAAGTACAAACGCTCTCGTCATGAAATCCCCACTATTTCTCATCGGTTTCGCAATCCTACTTTCCTCCTGCTCCATTAATCGGATGTTTCTGACGGTGGATACCAAAATGCAAATTGAAAAAGCAGGCATCGACATAAAGAAGGTCCAGTTCTATAATTCGGAAGAAATTGTTCTTGCCCGTCAACTCAAGAACGAGGAACTGAAGGTGGCTGAAGGAAAAGTGCGCATTGAAAATGGAAAGCAGATCGAAGAGATCATTATTCCGGCCAACACGCCTGGAATATGCGAACTGAACGATGAGAAGACCTTGAAAGTCAGTTTCGATACTGGCGATGATCGGTCAGTTCCATTTTTGGTTGAGCGCCAAGGTGATGTGGTTGTTGCAGGTAGCTATTTTAAGATCGGTGCCAAGAATTGGACTCGTTCAAACAATGGAAACAAGGTTGGTCAACTTGATTATCAAGGGAAAATCTACACGCTCGTTCGTGGTTCAAATAGCCGATTGATGATTGACAAGTCAGTCCTTAATCGTGTAAAACGAGATGTGCATGTGGCAAAAGGCAGAAAGCTCTGATACTTACATTTGCCTTTCTGAAAAACAGGCTTAAATGGAATTATTGATGACGAAAGTCTGCATGACCAAAGACATTGGTGTGCACGGCAATTTATTTGGTGGTTTAATGCTTTCGTGGATTGACGAAGCGGCCGTGGCCATGAGCAACCGGATTTGCAAAACCCCAAATATGGTCACTCGGAAAATGACCGAAATTCTATTTGAGCGTCCTGTAAAGGTGGGACACACGATCAATATTTATGGTGAAGCCGTGTCGATGGGCACAACATCCATTGCATTGAATATTGAAGCAAGACGTTACAACGTTTACACAGAAAAGGAAGATGTTGTCTGCACTACTCAGATCGTGTTCGTAAGAATTGATGAGGAAGGAAATAAGATTCCGATTGCAGGCGAAGTTCGTAGACGGTTTGCAGAACAGCACAAATCCTGATCAGCGCTTGAACAGGAATTCTTGGGCATCGGGCAAGAAACCAGCCCTTCCGAAAATGTCGTGAGTCGTTTTTCCGGCCGTTAGACGGACAAGAATATTTCCTTTGGCGTAAAGCTTTGATCGATTCAGGAGTTCGGTGGCAATACCTTTCCTCCTTTCCTTTTCAGCTGTAGCCAAAAATGCCAGAATGTTTTCTGCAAAGTAGCCTTCGAAGTTGGTACGATTAACCACCGAAACACCTACAATTTCGGTTTCGATGCTTGCAATGATCACGAATCCACCCTGATGCGGAAACTTACTTAGGGCATACTCAATGGCACGCGAAACGTTTTCCCTCGAATCCAAATAATCATCCAGATTGGTCATCAGGAAATTGATGATGGCTTCTTTCTCCAGAGTTGTGACGAAATCGGTGGTATTTAAAAGTTGGTATTCAATCATAATGTTAAAAAATGTAAAAGACCAAATCCAAGGGCAACTAGGAATAGGCTTTGCGTTATTTAGCCAAAGGCAGCCTAAGAAACTCAAAAAGCACATGAATTGCTAATTTTGGGCGTCCTTTCAACCAGACAAACACGATTATAAGAATATGAGGAGAACGCTATTTACATGGATACTGGTAGGATTAGTAACTACCGCTTTCGGTCAGAAAGCAGGATACGAACTTGATTTTACCATAGAAGGCTGTAAACCAGGAAAAGCCGTGCTCGCCTATTATTACGGTGACAAGCAATATATCAAAGACAGCACGCGAGTAAACGATAAAGGTCATTTCGTATTCAAGGGAGACGAAGACCTTTCGCAAGGCATTTACATTGCTGTAATGCCACCAGACAACAAATACTTTGAAGTCATTGTGGATGGCGATCAGCAATTCAAAATGGTATCCAATTACGATAGCCCGATCAATAGCATGAAAGTGACCGGGAACGAAGAGAATGTTCGTTTTTACAGCTACCTCAAATTCCTTAACGATCAGAAAAAAAAGAGCAAACCGCTAACCGATCAAGTGGAAGCGCTTCAAAAAGCTGATAGTGCTGGCTATCGCGAAACGGCTGAATTCAAGTCAATTCAAGAGAAGATGACGGCTGTGGATGAAGAAGTGAAAGACTATAAGAACAAGTTTATTGAAGATTATCCTAAGGCGTTGTTGACCAAAGTGTTCTTGGCATCTAAAGACCCAGACATTCCAGAAGCACCTGTTTTGGAAGATGGGAAAACGGATAGCACTTTCGCTTGGCGATACTTTAAAGATCACTATTGGGATTTGATTGACTTCACTGATGATCGCATTATCAGAACGCCTGTGTATCATGGCAAGCTAGAGCGATTCATGACCAAGACAATCTATCAGATTCCTGATTCAGTTATTGTTGAAGCAAGTAAACTCATCGAAAAAACCAGAAAGAGCCCAGAGCTTTTCAAATACACCGTATTCTGGATCACCAGTCATTTTGAAACATCCAAGCAAATGGGAATGGATGCCGTTTTTGTACACATGGCCAATTCTTACTATTGCACGGGTCAAGCGTTTTGGGCAGATTCGACTACCATCGAAAAAATCTGTGAGCGTGCTCGTAAGTTGAATTATTCACTCATAGGACACACTGCTCCTAATCTGATCATGAACGATACCGCAGGGAATTTCCAAGTGATGCATGCGGTTCCTGCTGAATACACAATTGCTTACTTCTGGGACCCAGAGTGTGGGCATTGCAAAAAAGTGACTCCGTTGGTAAAAGAGTTCTATGATCAATTTAAGGAAGAACTTGGTGTGGAAGTTTACGGAGTTAACACCAATGCAAAGGAGCGAGATGAGTGGATCAAATACATCAACGAACATGATCTGAATTGGATCAATGTGGAAGACCCAGAACAAAAAACGGCTTACAAGTATCTTTACGACATCTATTCAACGCCTGTTATTTACTTACTAGATAAGGACAAGAAGATCATCGCTAAGCGAATTGGAGCCGAAGACCTTGAAAACTTCATCCGTCATCACAAAAAGAAAACATCTTAGGCATTACTTTAGCCACAAATAATCCAAGAAATGCTCAACTCAAGAAATCTTTTCATCCTCGTTCTTATTGTCCTTTGTGCTGGATTAAGAATAGCTGGTATTCTTCCTTATAATTTTTCACCTGTTGCGGCTATTGCCCTTTTCGGTGGAGCCATGTTCAGCAATCGTGCTTTGGCATTCGTTGCTCCAATATCCATCATGTTCATATCCGACCTTTTTGTAGGAATGCATGATACGATGTGGGCCGTTTATGGCGCATTTCTTATCATCGTTCTGATCGGTCGTTTTGTGTCAAAGAAACCGAGTATGTTGGCTGCAATGAGCGGTGCACTCGCAGGTTCTGTTTTGTTTTTTCTTATTACGAATGCGGCAGCTTGGTTCGGTAATCCTTATTACTCTCAAGACTTTGCAGGATTACTGAACAGTTATGTTGCTGGTATTCCATTTTTTAGAGGAACAGTAATTGGCGATATGCTGTTTACTCTTGTTCTTTTCGGCAGTTACAAACTTGCCGAATACCGTTTCCCAACTTTGGTAAAAGCGTAAAGTTTTGCTTAAGAATCCGATTGCCGCAACGCTCATAGCGTTGCTGCTGGCCACCGTTGTGAACAGCTATTATTTCACTACCGGAACTGATCTTACGGTAGTTGTTTCGAGAACGCTATTTGCTGATCTGTTATTAGTACTTAGTCTAGTACCAGTTTACCAAACCATTCTTTTGAGCAATGGTGTTGTGGGACAGTTGATCACCGATAAAGTGAAATCGGGCATGAAACCTGTGGCCATGTATACATTCCTGTTGGCGCTTATCACCTTTGTCCTCTTCAAACTATTTGGCGATCCTTTGGTAGGTGCGAGAATTGTAGAACTGACCGAACGAATGAACAGCGCAATTGAACAAGGATTGATGACAGCTGACCAGAAGACTGAACAGCTGGAATTGGTGAAGCAGATCTACTCTCCAAGTTCACATGTCATAATCGTGCTGATATCAAACCTTTTCGTTGGATTTATCAGCTCGATTCTAGCCGCTATCCTAGTAAAGAAGTAATCTTCCTTTTAGTTCTTCACGAACTTTTTTCTGGCTAATACCTCGTTGCCGCTCATTAAACGCATAGTATAGATTCCTGCATCAAGGAAATCAACATTGGCTTGGAACTTATTGTGGCCTGCATGTTGCGTGATCACCTGCTGAGTGACAATCAATTTCCCAGACATATCAAATACATCATAGTTCAATAAATTACCTGACCGTTCTGCAACCCAAAGTAATTGTAGTGTTTCGTTGGCAGGATTTGGATAAAGTGTAAGGTTTTCCCACGCTTGTGGACTCGGTTCGTCATAAATAAGTTTGACTAGCCCTTTCTCCTCCTCTGTCAGTCCAGACAGATCGATATCGCCACCACGCATATATACGTTCAGCTTCATTGTTCCATCCTTGCTGAATTGGTTCGAAAGTGAACTACCCTCTGCAAATGTGAGTTTCGCTCCAACAGGAAGTTCCATGTAAAACTGTCCTGATTCGGGGTCGGTGTAGTATTCATAAATGAACACTGGCCCGTTTATAATAAGCTCAGCATTCGGCTCAATGACGAGTTTCCCGCCTGTTTTAAGTGCCAACATTCCAACGCTATTGAAACCATACTCGAATCGAGAACCAGTTTTTATTTTCAAACCACCGCCTTTACCAAATAGATTACAGCCAGTAGAACCGTGAAACCCTATAGTTCCACCGTCAATCACTAATTGATTTCCTTCTTCCCATAGCACCTCAAAGAATGTAATGCACATGCTTCCGCCCAAAATCACTTCCAAACCATGTCTGATCGAATCAGATCCATCAACAAGAGCTCCTCGTAAAGCTGTATAATCCTGGAAATGCAATGAAGAATATCCATCAACATAATATTGAACCAAAGTGGAATCAGTCGGATTTCCCCAAGGCTCTACATCAGTGTACGAAACAGAATCGGCAGTTGGGTAGATGTTGTGCCAATATCGAACAAGATTTGGGCCA harbors:
- a CDS encoding acyl-CoA dehydrogenase, translated to MAKEYMSMRNLRFLLHEVLNVEQLTQYERYAEHTKEGFDMMLDSARQISDNLLFPIYTEMDEKKPEMGDGVVHVHPQIKDIMRETGESGWIVAQEDFHHGGQQMPATVYNAANFIFHAANTSAASYFGLTMGSAELISAFGSKELQETYMTKMFAGHWQGTMALTEPHAGSSLGDIYTTASEAADGSYRIKGQKIFISAGDHDGVENIVHLMLAKIDGAPAGTKGISLFVVPKFRPENGNLVPNDVFTAGFEGKMGMKGCPVAHLVMGDNADCHGWLVGEPNNGLRYMFQMMNGARISVGMMSSALSSAAYYASLEYANERPQGRTHSNRDVESPMEMIINYADVKRMLLFQKCVAEGGLALVCQCAFYADMVRVSEGADKEKYQLLLDLLTPMAKSYPAEMSVQSTSQGMQVLGGAGFCSDFPLQQYYRDTRINPIYEGTTGIQAMDLLGRKVTMKMGSAVMAFGAELQETIKAGMAVEAVNPYATKLAGSAQKFQEVTMKLMGLAQSEAPEVFLADATLYLENAGILAVGWQWLKQALVIEAKLAENPSGEELNFYKGKQAAFEFFFEYELPKSIGLTKRLLSDYRLTLNLDAEYLN
- a CDS encoding crotonase/enoyl-CoA hydratase family protein codes for the protein MSYEHFNYTLENKIAHVVINRPDKVNALNEKAWEELKAIFERIDKEPEARVAILSGEGKLFCAGIDLQMLMSVKNVENIECAGRRSEKILAFVHDLQDCINAIEKCSKPILAAIHSGCIGGGVDIVAACDMRYCTEDAYFTIKEIDMGMVADLGTLQRLPKFVKPASVAEMAFTGKKVGAAEAKEIGLVNNHFSDKESMMQEVHKLAEIIASKSPLSIRGTKEILRHTRDHSVADGLHHMAVWNSAMLLSDDLTTAFMAAMSKQPPVFKD
- a CDS encoding DUF6265 family protein → MQHFCKALTLISLLYMTRVRAQEVDELNWMIGAWELTEGSSSTVESWTKLNDSTLIGKSDSYNDGELVFSENLRIEKRGKEFNYVAILPSKTAVFKLDELAHGTVSFVDPENDFPSRITYRRVPSGIEIVLFGSGKEELMVFRPK
- a CDS encoding acyl-CoA thioesterase, translated to MTKVCMTKDIGVHGNLFGGLMLSWIDEAAVAMSNRICKTPNMVTRKMTEILFERPVKVGHTINIYGEAVSMGTTSIALNIEARRYNVYTEKEDVVCTTQIVFVRIDEEGNKIPIAGEVRRRFAEQHKS
- a CDS encoding GNAT family N-acetyltransferase — its product is MIEYQLLNTTDFVTTLEKEAIINFLMTNLDDYLDSRENVSRAIEYALSKFPHQGGFVIIASIETEIVGVSVVNRTNFEGYFAENILAFLATAEKERRKGIATELLNRSKLYAKGNILVRLTAGKTTHDIFGRAGFLPDAQEFLFKR
- a CDS encoding DUF5106 domain-containing protein; its protein translation is MRRTLFTWILVGLVTTAFGQKAGYELDFTIEGCKPGKAVLAYYYGDKQYIKDSTRVNDKGHFVFKGDEDLSQGIYIAVMPPDNKYFEVIVDGDQQFKMVSNYDSPINSMKVTGNEENVRFYSYLKFLNDQKKKSKPLTDQVEALQKADSAGYRETAEFKSIQEKMTAVDEEVKDYKNKFIEDYPKALLTKVFLASKDPDIPEAPVLEDGKTDSTFAWRYFKDHYWDLIDFTDDRIIRTPVYHGKLERFMTKTIYQIPDSVIVEASKLIEKTRKSPELFKYTVFWITSHFETSKQMGMDAVFVHMANSYYCTGQAFWADSTTIEKICERARKLNYSLIGHTAPNLIMNDTAGNFQVMHAVPAEYTIAYFWDPECGHCKKVTPLVKEFYDQFKEELGVEVYGVNTNAKERDEWIKYINEHDLNWINVEDPEQKTAYKYLYDIYSTPVIYLLDKDKKIIAKRIGAEDLENFIRHHKKKTS
- a CDS encoding T9SS type A sorting domain-containing protein, producing MKTLYSAFLLILLSFGTACSQSYQVDLGSVQPVPCEFDTTTTVNAYSKVRMYSTVNDQWNGDLDSLLCYSLVQVSGSWRFPTLSVPTNRSVFFEMVLDSALVVDTTTVYMLTSLGYETDIHLGMEMPDSSVSDTIEIAQDLIYDGSEALCFPTQKVVGQKINRLIYEYKSLGASYNLSLYSPSLNPHWDGTTIVPQVTQPQTDYGPNLVRYWHNIYPTADSVSYTDVEPWGNPTDSTLVQYYVDGYSSLHFQDYTALRGALVDGSDSIRHGLEVILGGSMCITFFEVLWEEGNQLVIDGGTIGFHGSTGCNLFGKGGGLKIKTGSRFEYGFNSVGMLALKTGGKLVIEPNAELIINGPVFIYEYYTDPESGQFYMELPVGAKLTFAEGSSLSNQFSKDGTMKLNVYMRGGDIDLSGLTEEEKGLVKLIYDEPSPQAWENLTLYPNPANETLQLLWVAERSGNLLNYDVFDMSGKLIVTQQVITQHAGHNKFQANVDFLDAGIYTMRLMSGNEVLARKKFVKN